The genomic stretch TTAGTTGATATATGTAGGCTAATGCAGGTTTAATTTATCTAACTACCAATGTAAATTtctgtttaataatttttttttccattggaCTCTGTAGGTTGATGGTGGATTGTAGTAAACCTGGCTATGAAGCTCTTACAAGCTACTTCGATTATGGACTTTGCCAATTAATGCAAACATGATACTCATTGTATATCGGCATAGGGTCTATCTTAGCATTTGTTATCCCTGGCAATTTTGGTTGTACATATTAATCCTAATTAGGATTTGATTTGAGTATCTTTGTGCTTTGTACTGTTGATAGTATTGGTTGTAATATATTGTTGCTTGTTTTGTATTTGTAATGACAAATTGGTTTGTTATTTCGTATAAAATTTTGCTATATCTCAATATTGACATTAATGATACCTCTTGCTaaaaaaatggttgaaaaaAAAGTAGCTTAGTTGCATTTGATCGTCTTTGGTAAGGGGTCGATGGTTTCTAATTAAAGAAGTTACTTATTTATGACAAAATAGGCACTCttttcttataatggagaaaagtcataaagagttggtattttattgaaaaatgagtttatttttattttatccgataacaAATTCCTTTTTGCTTtcaaaatgggtactctgttcttataatggaggaaagtcataaagagctggtgttttattgaaaaaacgggtttatttttattttatctgataaataaatttgtttatggaaaaatgggtactctgttcttaaaatggaggaaagtcataaagagttggtcttttattgaaaaacgggtttatttttattttatccgataaataaatttatttatggaaaaatgggtactctgttcttataatggaggaaagtcataaagagctggtcttttattgaaaaatagatttatttttattttatctgataaataaatttatttatgagaaaatgggtactctgttcttataatggaggaaagccataaagagctggtcttttattagaaaatgaatttatttttattttatttgataaataaatttagttaTAAAAAATGGGTAccctgttcttataatagaggaaagccataaagagctagtcttttatgggaaagtgaTACTTTACACAAAGTGGccgcgatttggtttatgaaataatcccaaataaaaatttagaataaatttatttgttttgaaagttgtataacgGTCGTTAAAACTCCAgagattggcaaaaaaaattTGAGGTTGCAGAAAGACAGAgcgaagaaggagaagaattgAGTTTTTTGTCCGTTGCAATTATTCCGTTAAAAATGGTTCTATTCggttttacccattttttgttgggtAAAATCGTTGGTTCTAACGATCAATTCTTCAtttcccgtcaattgtccttaattggccaaaattacgaAACTTTGAGGATGCAATATGTTTGgggtgaaactttgaggatgaaattggcCAACCacccaaactttgaggatgaaaagtgcattttttcttataagatatttaatcaaatgttatttcttgtcttaattttagttatgactatactacatatttattaaatagacatacctttataattaaagttaatatttgatattttaggatgccatatatttaaatagatgaaaattattttgaacataacatattaaaataattttatttgtcaATCATTTTGGCCCTCCCCCCAAGGAAAAAATCTTGGCTTCGTCACTGCCTAGGAGGAAATTGGGGTCTATTGCTAACAAAAGATTGTGAAAATTCACCTTTATATcttaattatttgaaaaaatctaatgaacaaattttgcaaaagaaacCTTGTTTCTTACCAACAAATTAAGTAACTAATGAAATCACCTTTAATATTGCTTTAACATAttaaatttatgttaaatacaaattttaccagtttcttttttgtaaaaatataagtgtttcactttttcaattttagttacaaacatttatgtattttacataaatgtagtgattcagagtaaaatgcccataaatagctagtattttgttgatgtaatgcaaaacaatccataaagagttggtatgttatgggcgcaatcttttttactttcacatatttaaaatttgttaaatgcaaaatctactagttttcctttcgtaaaagtATAAGTAtaatactttttcaattttagttacaaacatttatgtattttacataaatgtaatgattcagagtaaaatatccataaatagttagtattttgttgatgtaatgcaaaaaactcataaagagctggtatgttatgggcacaacttttttactttcaaatatttaaaatttgttaaatacaaaatttactagtttttctttcgtaaaaatattagtgtaacacttgttcaattttagttacaagcatttatgtattttatataaatataatgattcagagtaaaatgcccataaatagCTAATATTTTAttgatgtaatgcaaaaaacCATAAAGAGCAGGTATGTTATGGGTAATATGTTTTTTGCTttcacaaaaatcagtttatgTTAAATACAGGACAATCaattttcctttcgtaaaaatattagtataacagtttttcaattttagttacaaatatttatgtattttacataaatgtaatgattcagagtaaaatgcctaTAAATAGATAATATTTTGTTAATGTAATGCCCATAATCGGGAGAATCAATTGGAATTCACTGTTTCTCAGCCTTGGACGCTTTATGTAAAGTAGAGATATTTGTATTCAATTAAATGTGAAAAGGGCAACAATCTGTCTTCCCACAAATCCAGTTTTCACAAATGTTAATATTTTACTAATATAACAATTAAAATCAattttaataattcaaatttagtAGATTAGATAAAAGTTGTTAGAAAAGtgagaaatcaaaagaaaaacaactcaaatttattaaaagtccAAAAAGGATTCAATACTTCAGCTATAGAAGTCCTCCAAATGACTATATATTAAAACGTctataatcaaaataaattagataattaaaaaacttaatatttcaaacatttattttcttaAGTTTCACTTCTTAAAGGCCCTCAACTCCTTATTCATTAATGACCATATGTTGTTTCAAAGCCAAGCATGGCTGTGTTTAGTACTGCTTACGCTTCCTTTTCGGTGTTTTATTCTTAGGCCctttatatttatgttaattccGTGACACCCCAACACATTTTCAGCTTCTACAGTAGACAACATTTCCAAACCCCGGTTATAGGTCACCACTTGCTTTTGTAGAAATATTCCCTTCTTGGTCCGTATATGTCAGGTTGCAACGTGCTGCCTTCTTTGCCATATGCTTTACTTTCCACACCTGACTTGAATTATCCGATTACACTACAGAATTTACCCTTTTGAGaaatataaatatttgtaatttaCAAGGTACACCATGTTGACCAATAAAAGTCAATGGTAGGTAGAAAGCTGGCACCAGCCTTGAAAGTGCCCTTCACGGCAGAAGAGCTAGAAACAAAACGAAGAAGATCAGTAAATTAATCACAAGATGCCTCGAGCTCACAAGAATCATCATCCTTTTGGACAAAAGAGCTAAAAACCGAATTGAAGGAAATCAATAAATTAATCACAAGATGCCCTGAACTTACGAGGAAGCCAATTTGTGCAATAATACACCATATTTTATAGATGGGAATCTGCAAGTGGTGGGGTTGGGCAAGACTCTGTTGATGCAATTGCCGGGTTCCAGGCTTCAAAATAATGCAAAGCAGACAATAATGAGTTGGAGCAAGGTTCAAAAGCAATTGTtgcattttttgcattttcaaggattgcttttttttttttttaatcctatTGTGGTTCGAAAacacatacatatctaaggacTAAATGTGGTTGAACAACAATCCAGAGTCAGCCTTtattagaaagataagaagtaGGAAAAAGTAAGAAGGCcacaactaatttttttttcctgaaaatATAAGTGACATCAAAGACTGTAAGTCAAATATTGAGATTAAATTAAAGACTGAATGTGAACTCAATGCCTAATCTCCCACTAGGATTGGCCAAATCAACTActgaaacaatttgaaaatcTCAGTAATCTCACTATCTTTTTGGACTTTAAAATACTTAATAATCTATTATTAGGAAAAATGATAAATATAGGTTctcacattttccaaaatattttatttttctgcttaATCCATCAAGTATAAATTCGGGGTCCTAATCCAAAGAATGACGCTAGGACACTgtttcaaaataaaagaaagccacaaggaaaaaaaaagtatttagTAATAAATCAAAAAGGAAAACCTCACCACAAATTCTGTAGAAGTTTAGGAAATAATGTATATACCCTTTATGAATTTGCGAGGTTTCCCTAATCCTAATGAAAATTTATCCATATTACTAATTTATTCCCCATTTTCAATTATAGAAGAGGGAAAATCGAACTTGCAATTGTTGTAACAAGCAATCCCACAATGTTTAGATGCTACTTGTCTTTATATCTTTTTACTAAACCAAAACATTCTTAACCAAGAATCAAGATAATTGTACAAACCAAATCTTCATACATGTAGaaacacacacatacacacacacacatatatatctAACTATCTAAGGAACTAATTGTGGTTGAATAGCAATCCAGAGTCATGATTTTATTACAAGGATAAGAAGTAGGAAAAAGTATTGACAACAAACACCATAATTTAAATGTTCATGACTGCAACAGATTGTCCTTTACCTATCTTTTCTTAGAGGAACTCTTCTTTCCATTCACCATTTATCCAATGTCCAGTGCAAACTTGAGAGATATGAGAAATTGTCTGATAATCTTCACTTTGTTTATCCAAATTATGTACTTTGCGGATTAGCTCATCAGACATGTCATAAAATCCAAGAAATTTAAGCTCGGTCAAGTTTTGGAGGCCCAAAGGCAGGCCCTCCATAAGCTTGCAACCAACAATAAGAAACTGTTGGAGACTGGATAACGATTCCTCTTCCACTCTTACCCATTTCAGTCTTTTTAATTGCCCAAGCTGTAATCTCTGGAGTTTTGGGAATCTTCCAGCCTTAAAGCACAATGTCTCCCCTTCATAAGCACGATGGAGAATAAGGTCTACCAGATTGGGCAAGCGTCCAAGGCAGTCTATTGCATTCTCATCTTCACTCAACTCACTATTGTACAAGGATAAAGTGCTCAAGGATTGAAGTGATATTATCCATTCTGGTACTCCCTCTAAACGCCCATCCAATAAAATCCTTACAAGAAATCCAAGTCTTGGAGAGATGGAATGTTGGAGATCAAGGGTCTCCTCTTCTTTAATAGAGCTGATGTATAACTCTTGAAGGTTGGTTAGCCTCGAGAGGGAGGAGACCAACTCCTTTCCATCTTCTCTCCTCAGCTTTGTGATCCATAATTGCCGCAACTGAATGAGCTTCCCAATCTCCATTACTATTTTACCACTGTTTGCTTCTATAAATGCCAAACTCTCCAAGGAAATAAGCTTTCCAATTCCATCCGGAGATTTAAAGCCCCAAATTGCATAGTTATTTGAATAATCACCCTTTCTGCCTACAGCAAGGGAACGGAGTCTTCTTAGCTTTAGAATTTCCACGGGCAACTCCGTTATAGTGGTTCCAGTCAGAATTAAAGCTTCTAGGTTTTGAAGCTGCCCAATAGATTTTGGAATTATTTTAACTCTGGTGTCACTTAGATCCAGATACTCGAGATGAAATAGTTTGAAAACTTCCTTTGGGATGTTGTCCAATTCAGCTTCCCTTAAATTTAAAACCTTTAGGAACTTGGGACCACCACATAAAAACTTGGACAAAAATGAAGTTGTGAGAGGATCTTCATACTCGAATGTTCTCAAGGATCGAAGACTCTTCAAGCTGTTGAAGCCTTGTGGAGGATTATCAGTGAAGTTATGAATTGCTAGGTGTCGAACTTTGTCAGGCCATCTTGTGCAATATCCAGTGGATACGGTTGTGAAGctctgctctttagattttgAAACAATCATTTCACGCAGAAAATCATGAATACCACATTCCTTCAATATGCCATTATGCCTTGTGCCCTTAACTTGAATTAAACTTCTGTTGATGAGTTCTTTTAGATTCCTCTTAGCAATATCAGTGGCTGTCATTCCTTCTTTCTCTTCTATAAATCCTAGTGCTATCCATGTATCaagtatattatatatatctATTCTCTTAATTGGATAATCTTCAGGATAGATGCTTAAGTATAATAGGCAGCTTTTGAGATGGTGAGGCAAATCATTGTAGCTAAGTAAGAGTATCCTTCTAATTCTTTCAAGCTTACCGCTACCATCTACCTCAATGTCAAAGCCACAAAGAATCATCTCCCATTCATCTATCTTATCCTTGTCCTTCAAAGCCAAAACACCACCCATTGTTACAATTCCAAGTGGTAGGCCCTCACATTTTTTCAGTATTTTTCTAGAAACTTCTTCTAGATTTGGAGGACAGCTATTACTCTGAAATGTTCTATTGCAAAAAAGAGTCCAAGAATCTTCATAAGAGAGAGGCTTCATCTCATGGACCAAGTCATGGGATGCCAAACAAGACGAAGAAGCTACATCGGCTATTCGTGTCGTCAATACAACACGACTAGCAGTATTACAGTCAGGCAATACATATTTGATAGTTTCCCAAGCATTTAGACTCCACACATCATCAAGCACAAGGATGTACCTTCTTTCTTTGAGGAAGTCTCTGACAAATTCACTCAGCCTAATACCATTCATGGATTCCACTTGCGGAGGCAGCGGCTGTCTGATTTCCTCGCACAATTGTTGAAT from Coffea eugenioides isolate CCC68of chromosome 8, Ceug_1.0, whole genome shotgun sequence encodes the following:
- the LOC113780085 gene encoding disease resistance protein RPM1-like, with amino-acid sequence MAESVVGFLIKQLSTLLSQESTLLGGLRPDVQFIKDELGSMKAFLRQAEAKEDDDSQLQEWVKQVREVAYDTEDVLDDFAFRFARGDADGFFGRVGKIYNSIKNLKARHRISLEIKDIKARVVEISARHQRYQSLYGTQEIGSSSSHVANTDCDIRDQALLIEEAKLVGIDQPKKELISKILDDHSHLKLVSVVGMGGLGKTTLAKKVYDDAAVKKQFQSHAWITVSQNFQFNVIIKDLIQQLCEEIRQPLPPQVESMNGIRLSEFVRDFLKERRYILVLDDVWSLNAWETIKYVLPDCNTASRVVLTTRIADVASSSCLASHDLVHEMKPLSYEDSWTLFCNRTFQSNSCPPNLEEVSRKILKKCEGLPLGIVTMGGVLALKDKDKIDEWEMILCGFDIEVDGSGKLERIRRILLLSYNDLPHHLKSCLLYLSIYPEDYPIKRIDIYNILDTWIALGFIEEKEGMTATDIAKRNLKELINRSLIQVKGTRHNGILKECGIHDFLREMIVSKSKEQSFTTVSTGYCTRWPDKVRHLAIHNFTDNPPQGFNSLKSLRSLRTFEYEDPLTTSFLSKFLCGGPKFLKVLNLREAELDNIPKEVFKLFHLEYLDLSDTRVKIIPKSIGQLQNLEALILTGTTITELPVEILKLRRLRSLAVGRKGDYSNNYAIWGFKSPDGIGKLISLESLAFIEANSGKIVMEIGKLIQLRQLWITKLRREDGKELVSSLSRLTNLQELYISSIKEEETLDLQHSISPRLGFLVRILLDGRLEGVPEWIISLQSLSTLSLYNSELSEDENAIDCLGRLPNLVDLILHRAYEGETLCFKAGRFPKLQRLQLGQLKRLKWVRVEEESLSSLQQFLIVGCKLMEGLPLGLQNLTELKFLGFYDMSDELIRKVHNLDKQSEDYQTISHISQVCTGHWINGEWKEEFL